One window from the genome of Microbacterium sulfonylureivorans encodes:
- a CDS encoding glutamate synthase subunit beta gives MADPKGFLKVTERELPPRRPVPVRIMDWKEVYEPGDTAVLRRQAGRCMDCGVPFCHKGCPLGNLIPEWNDLTWRGEGRSAIERLHSTNNFPEFTGRLCPAPCESSCVLGINQPAVTIKQIEVSIIDEAFANGWVEAEPPGRLTGKTVAVVGSGPAGLAAAQQLTRAGHTVAVFERDDRIGGLLRYGIPDFKMEKKHLESRLRQMRDEGTRFRAGVEIGKDISWSDLRARYDAVVIATGATLPRELAIPGRDLAGVHFAMEYLIESNKATAGDAVPNQITAEGKHVVVIGGGDTGADCIGTAHRHGALSVTNLAIGRRPPGERPEHQPWPMSPTVFEVSSAHEEGGERSYLASTVEFLANDAGEVRALRVAETEFVDGRRVPKSGTEREIPADLVLIAMGFTGPERASLEEQLGAQFTDRGNVRREDDYQTTAPGVFVAGDAGRGQSLIVWAIAEGRAAAASVDAYLMGETQLPAPVRPTDVAIGLQPA, from the coding sequence GTGGCTGACCCGAAAGGCTTTCTGAAGGTCACCGAGCGCGAGCTGCCGCCGCGGCGGCCCGTGCCGGTGCGCATCATGGACTGGAAAGAGGTCTATGAGCCGGGCGACACCGCCGTGCTGCGCCGGCAGGCCGGGCGCTGCATGGACTGCGGCGTCCCGTTCTGTCACAAGGGGTGCCCGCTGGGCAACCTGATCCCCGAGTGGAACGACCTGACATGGCGCGGCGAGGGTCGCTCCGCGATCGAGCGGCTTCACTCGACGAACAACTTCCCCGAGTTCACCGGACGCCTGTGCCCGGCACCGTGCGAGAGCTCGTGCGTGCTGGGGATCAACCAGCCGGCAGTCACGATCAAGCAGATCGAGGTCTCGATCATCGACGAGGCGTTCGCGAACGGCTGGGTCGAAGCCGAGCCGCCAGGACGCCTGACCGGCAAGACGGTCGCCGTGGTCGGCTCAGGCCCTGCGGGCCTGGCCGCCGCGCAGCAGCTGACCCGCGCCGGCCACACCGTGGCGGTCTTCGAGCGCGACGACCGCATCGGCGGCCTCCTCCGCTACGGCATCCCGGACTTCAAGATGGAGAAGAAGCACCTCGAGTCGCGTCTTCGCCAGATGCGCGATGAGGGCACCCGCTTCCGCGCCGGGGTCGAGATCGGCAAGGACATCTCGTGGAGCGACCTTCGCGCGCGCTACGACGCGGTGGTCATCGCGACGGGAGCGACCCTGCCGCGCGAGCTCGCGATCCCCGGGCGCGACCTGGCCGGCGTGCACTTCGCCATGGAGTACCTGATCGAGTCGAACAAGGCGACGGCCGGCGACGCCGTGCCCAACCAGATCACGGCGGAGGGCAAGCACGTCGTGGTGATCGGCGGTGGCGACACCGGCGCGGACTGCATCGGCACCGCCCACCGTCACGGTGCGCTGAGCGTCACGAACCTCGCGATCGGTCGCCGTCCTCCGGGCGAGCGCCCCGAACACCAGCCGTGGCCGATGTCGCCGACCGTGTTCGAGGTCTCCTCGGCGCACGAGGAGGGCGGCGAACGCTCCTACCTCGCCTCGACGGTCGAGTTCCTCGCGAATGACGCGGGCGAGGTGCGAGCCCTTCGCGTGGCCGAGACGGAGTTCGTGGACGGCCGCCGCGTGCCCAAGAGCGGTACCGAGCGCGAGATCCCCGCCGACCTCGTCCTCATCGCGATGGGCTTCACCGGCCCCGAGCGCGCGTCGCTCGAGGAGCAGCTCGGCGCCCAGTTCACCGACCGCGGCAACGTTCGCCGCGAGGACGACTACCAGACCACCGCCCCCGGCGTGTTCGTCGCCGGCGACGCCGGTCGCGGGCAGTCCCTGATCGTGTGGGCGATCGCGGAGGGCCGTGCGGCCGCCGCGAGCGTCGATGCCTACCTCATGGGGGAGACGCAACTGCCCGCCCCCGTCCGCCCCACCGATGTCGCGATCGGCCTGCAGCCCGCGTAG
- the pyk gene encoding pyruvate kinase: MRRAKIVATLGPATSTYESVRAIIEAGVDVARFNLSHGDYSVHDNNFANVRKAADDAGKPVAVLVDLQGPKIRLGKFENGPHDLAVGDIFKITVDDILGTKEIVSTTFKGLPQDVKPGDFLLIDDGKVRVEVVETDGTVVTTKVIVGGPVSNNKGINLPGVAVNVPALSDKDEADLRWGLRAGADIIALSFVRSAKDVQRVHVIMAEEGRHIPVIAKIEKPQAVDNLEEIIDAFDGIMVARGDLGVELPLEAVPIVQKRAVELCRRMAKPVIVATQMLESMIENPVPTRAETSDVANAVLDGADAVMLSGETSVGKYPVGVVETMARIVDSTEEHGLERIQPLNTKPRTQGGAITLAALEVAEFVDAKFLCIFTESGDTARRMSRLRPRIPMIGFTPEPAIRRRMALTWGVQSHLVEHVAHTDRMFIQVDDYFLANDLAKVGDKVVVISGSPPGIIGSTNDIRIHKIGDAVHGKAPIYKSGEL, from the coding sequence ATGAGACGCGCCAAAATCGTCGCAACCCTTGGCCCCGCCACGTCGACCTATGAGAGCGTCCGCGCGATCATCGAGGCCGGCGTGGACGTCGCCCGGTTCAATCTGAGCCACGGCGACTACTCGGTCCACGACAACAACTTCGCCAACGTGCGCAAGGCAGCCGACGACGCGGGCAAGCCCGTCGCCGTCCTCGTCGACCTCCAGGGGCCGAAGATCCGACTCGGAAAGTTCGAGAACGGACCCCATGATCTCGCTGTCGGCGACATCTTCAAGATCACCGTCGACGACATCCTCGGCACGAAGGAGATCGTCTCGACGACCTTCAAGGGCCTTCCGCAGGACGTCAAGCCGGGCGACTTCCTCCTGATCGACGACGGCAAGGTGCGCGTCGAGGTCGTCGAGACCGACGGCACCGTCGTCACCACGAAGGTCATCGTCGGCGGGCCGGTGTCGAACAACAAGGGCATCAACCTGCCCGGCGTCGCGGTCAACGTGCCCGCGCTGTCCGACAAGGACGAGGCCGACCTCCGCTGGGGCCTCCGCGCCGGCGCCGACATCATCGCCCTCTCGTTCGTCCGCAGCGCGAAGGATGTCCAGCGCGTCCACGTGATCATGGCCGAGGAGGGGCGTCACATCCCCGTCATCGCGAAGATCGAGAAGCCTCAGGCCGTCGACAACCTCGAGGAGATCATCGACGCCTTCGACGGCATCATGGTCGCCCGTGGCGACCTCGGCGTCGAGCTTCCGCTCGAGGCCGTGCCGATCGTGCAGAAGCGCGCGGTCGAGCTGTGCCGCCGCATGGCCAAGCCCGTCATCGTCGCGACGCAGATGCTCGAGTCGATGATCGAGAACCCGGTCCCCACGCGCGCCGAGACGAGCGACGTCGCCAACGCCGTCCTCGACGGCGCCGACGCGGTCATGCTCTCGGGCGAGACCAGCGTGGGCAAGTACCCGGTCGGCGTGGTCGAGACGATGGCGCGCATCGTCGACTCGACCGAGGAGCACGGACTGGAGCGCATCCAGCCGCTCAACACGAAGCCCCGCACCCAGGGTGGCGCGATCACCCTCGCAGCGCTCGAGGTCGCGGAGTTCGTCGACGCGAAGTTCCTCTGCATCTTCACCGAGTCCGGCGACACCGCCCGTCGCATGTCGCGCCTGCGTCCGCGCATCCCCATGATCGGCTTCACTCCCGAGCCGGCGATCCGTCGCCGCATGGCCCTCACGTGGGGCGTTCAGTCGCACCTCGTCGAGCACGTCGCGCACACCGACCGCATGTTCATCCAGGTCGACGACTACTTCCTCGCCAACGACCTCGCGAAGGTCGGCGACAAGGTCGTCGTGATCTCGGGTTCCCCTCCCGGAATCATCGGCTCGACCAACGACATCCGCATCCACAAGATCGGCGACGCCGTCCACGGCAAGGCGCCCATCTACAAGTCCGGCGAGTTGTAA
- a CDS encoding SHOCT domain-containing protein, whose translation MDFFWWLLWIFYFTAYIYVVILIITDLFRDEKLNGWLKAIWIIALVFVPFLTALVYVIARGSGMAERARARYAGVPEADDYKPSASASPAEDIAKAKALLDAGTISQGEFDALKSKALGNQYFGA comes from the coding sequence ATGGACTTCTTCTGGTGGCTGCTGTGGATCTTCTATTTCACGGCCTACATCTACGTGGTCATCCTGATCATCACCGACCTGTTCCGTGACGAGAAGCTGAACGGCTGGCTCAAGGCCATCTGGATCATCGCGCTCGTCTTCGTACCGTTCCTCACTGCGCTGGTGTACGTCATCGCGCGCGGCTCCGGGATGGCCGAGCGCGCGCGTGCCCGGTACGCAGGCGTGCCGGAGGCCGACGACTACAAGCCGTCCGCGTCCGCCAGCCCCGCCGAAGACATCGCGAAGGCCAAGGCGCTGCTCGACGCGGGGACGATCTCGCAGGGCGAGTTCGATGCGCTCAAGAGCAAGGCTCTCGGCAACCAGTACTTCGGCGCCTAG
- a CDS encoding chromosome partitioning protein has translation MTARMPEATVHILSSTVAELHVGTEVEEVVAADSRALRDRVVEEIRLLAASAGEPAHAMLVEGSSRWPLVVNPDGTYAESLEPAPPVAPAVSAAAPVAAASVPTTKPVPAASAPTRSAAPAARGTGKPTVQDLLDSRSDGDRPRAMSGWQSAVRRATGGAISPAPGRAERSRLDREKRVQRRLDAPRTIVVLNPKGGAHKTTSTLLLAATFGTLRGGATLAWDNNETRGTLGWRAQNAPHHRTAVDLLEDLDRFSNADGSGLAALDTYVRTQVDARFDVLASDEDAAASSTIDAAAFDRLHSLLRRYYRLMIVDTGNNMRASNWVAAVAAADQLVIVSTVREDTAASAAWLLDGLREKGFGDKVDTAVTVLTAPSSRPDRRLEARLSRHFQQVTSGVVIAPFDPSLVDGGPIDFDALSPETRDAWLTVAATVADRL, from the coding sequence ATGACCGCTCGCATGCCTGAAGCCACCGTGCACATCCTGTCGAGCACGGTCGCGGAACTCCATGTCGGCACCGAGGTGGAAGAGGTCGTGGCGGCCGACAGCAGGGCGCTGCGCGACAGGGTCGTCGAGGAGATCCGCCTGCTGGCGGCGTCTGCGGGGGAGCCGGCCCACGCGATGCTGGTCGAGGGCTCCTCGCGGTGGCCGCTGGTCGTGAACCCCGACGGGACCTACGCCGAATCGCTCGAGCCCGCACCACCCGTCGCGCCGGCGGTATCCGCTGCCGCGCCGGTGGCCGCGGCATCCGTCCCGACGACGAAGCCCGTGCCCGCCGCTTCCGCACCGACCCGGAGCGCGGCACCCGCCGCGCGGGGGACCGGGAAGCCGACCGTGCAGGATCTGCTCGACTCGCGCAGCGACGGCGACCGTCCTCGGGCGATGTCGGGCTGGCAGAGCGCCGTGCGCCGCGCGACCGGCGGCGCGATCTCACCGGCTCCCGGACGCGCCGAGCGGTCGCGTCTCGATCGCGAGAAGCGGGTCCAGCGGCGGCTGGACGCGCCCCGCACGATCGTCGTGCTGAATCCGAAGGGCGGAGCGCACAAGACCACGAGCACGCTCCTGCTCGCGGCGACATTCGGCACCCTGCGTGGCGGCGCCACCCTGGCGTGGGACAACAACGAGACACGCGGAACGCTCGGCTGGCGTGCGCAGAACGCTCCCCATCACCGGACGGCCGTCGACCTCCTCGAAGACCTCGACCGCTTTTCGAACGCCGACGGGTCGGGTCTGGCCGCACTCGACACCTACGTGCGCACGCAGGTCGATGCCCGGTTCGACGTGCTCGCGTCGGATGAGGACGCCGCCGCCTCCTCCACGATCGACGCCGCGGCGTTCGATCGCCTCCACTCCCTGCTGCGCCGTTACTACCGCCTGATGATCGTCGACACCGGCAACAACATGCGCGCCTCCAACTGGGTTGCTGCCGTCGCCGCCGCCGATCAGCTCGTCATCGTCTCCACCGTGAGGGAGGACACCGCCGCCAGCGCCGCCTGGCTGCTGGACGGGCTGCGCGAGAAGGGCTTCGGCGACAAGGTCGACACGGCCGTCACGGTGCTGACGGCGCCGTCGTCGCGCCCGGACCGGCGCCTCGAGGCCCGGCTGTCGCGGCACTTCCAGCAGGTGACGTCGGGGGTGGTCATCGCCCCGTTCGACCCGTCGCTCGTCGACGGCGGGCCCATCGACTTCGACGCGCTGTCGCCGGAGACTCGTGACGCCTGGCTGACGGTCGCCGCGACCGTCGCCGACCGCCTCTGA
- a CDS encoding ANTAR domain-containing response regulator, which produces MTEQELTPGAQASTPRRVVVAEDESLIRLDIVEILRDNGFDVVGEAGDGETAVQLATDLRPDLVIMDVKMPILDGISAAEKLSKNHIAPVVLLTAFSQKELVERASEAGALAYVVKPFTPNDLLPAIEIALARYEQIITLEAEVADMVERFETRKLVDRAKGLLNEKMGLSEPEAFRWIQKASMDRRLTMQDVAKAIIEQLAPKKG; this is translated from the coding sequence GTGACTGAGCAGGAGCTGACCCCCGGAGCACAGGCCTCCACCCCCCGTCGTGTCGTGGTGGCGGAGGATGAGTCGCTGATCCGACTCGACATCGTCGAGATCCTCCGCGACAACGGCTTCGACGTCGTCGGCGAGGCGGGTGACGGTGAGACAGCCGTGCAGCTCGCCACCGATCTTCGTCCCGACCTGGTGATCATGGACGTGAAGATGCCGATCCTCGACGGCATCTCCGCCGCCGAGAAGCTCAGCAAGAACCACATCGCGCCCGTGGTCCTCCTGACGGCGTTCAGCCAGAAGGAGCTCGTCGAGCGCGCGAGCGAGGCCGGTGCGCTGGCCTACGTGGTGAAGCCGTTCACCCCCAACGACCTCCTGCCGGCGATCGAGATCGCCCTGGCTCGCTACGAGCAGATCATCACGCTCGAGGCGGAGGTTGCCGACATGGTCGAGCGCTTCGAGACCCGCAAGCTCGTCGACCGAGCGAAGGGCCTCCTCAACGAGAAGATGGGCCTGTCCGAGCCCGAGGCCTTCCGCTGGATCCAGAAGGCGTCGATGGATCGTCGCCTCACCATGCAGGACGTCGCGAAGGCGATCATCGAGCAGCTCGCGCCCAAGAAGGGCTGA
- a CDS encoding hotdog fold thioesterase, translating to MIEPSPADVTGLEWAATRGMGALAEKMGIEFTEFSVERCVATMPVEGNTQPVGLLHGGAYVVLGESLGSMAANLHAGPGRLAVGVDINATHTRSATSGTVTGVCTPVHLGRSITVHEIVVTDDQGRRCSTIRITNHVKDLPQT from the coding sequence ATGATCGAACCGTCCCCTGCAGACGTCACCGGACTCGAGTGGGCGGCGACCCGCGGCATGGGGGCCCTCGCCGAGAAGATGGGGATCGAGTTCACCGAATTCTCGGTGGAGCGCTGCGTCGCGACGATGCCCGTCGAGGGCAACACCCAGCCGGTGGGGCTGCTCCACGGCGGCGCCTACGTCGTGCTCGGCGAGTCGCTCGGGTCCATGGCGGCGAACCTGCACGCCGGCCCCGGCCGCCTCGCCGTGGGCGTCGACATCAACGCGACCCACACCCGCTCGGCCACGTCGGGGACGGTCACCGGCGTCTGCACGCCCGTTCACCTCGGACGCAGCATCACGGTGCACGAGATCGTCGTCACCGACGATCAGGGGCGGCGCTGCTCGACGATCCGCATCACGAACCACGTCAAGGACCTGCCGCAGACATGA